The following coding sequences lie in one Alphaproteobacteria bacterium CG11_big_fil_rev_8_21_14_0_20_39_49 genomic window:
- a CDS encoding 50S ribosomal protein L36 — protein MKVRASVKPMCKDCRSIKRKGKLRVICKTNPRHKQVQG, from the coding sequence ATGAAAGTTAGAGCATCAGTAAAACCAATGTGTAAAGATTGTAGAAGCATCAAGCGTAAGGGTAAATTACGTGTTATCTGCAAAACCAACCCTCGTCACAAGCAGGTTCAGGGCTAA
- a CDS encoding 4-hydroxy-tetrahydrodipicolinate synthase, protein MFKGAITALITPFRDGKVDEQKFADFVQWQIKEGIHGLVPCGTTGESPTLTHERHNQVIDICVEAAQGRVPVIAGAGSNSTAEAISLAQHAQKAGADAILVATPYYNKPNQEGLYRHFKAIHDATDIPMILYNIPGRSVIDMKDETIVRLAELENVVGIKDATGDLSRVGSLINKLEGREFCLLSGEDATAVGFNAQGGVGVISVSSNVAPAKVVKVQELCLEGKYEEATRLQNELIRLHTAMFCDSSPAPAKYAASLMGLCENELRLPLIPLLEEKRPQVEEAIKDLGLI, encoded by the coding sequence ATGTTTAAAGGAGCTATTACGGCACTGATAACGCCGTTTAGGGACGGCAAGGTTGATGAGCAGAAATTCGCTGATTTTGTACAGTGGCAGATAAAGGAAGGCATACACGGTTTAGTCCCTTGCGGCACTACGGGTGAATCGCCTACCCTTACGCATGAACGCCATAATCAGGTAATCGATATATGTGTTGAGGCGGCACAAGGCAGAGTGCCTGTTATAGCCGGGGCAGGTTCGAATTCTACTGCCGAGGCTATAAGCCTTGCACAGCATGCACAAAAAGCAGGTGCAGATGCGATATTGGTTGCTACTCCTTATTATAACAAGCCTAATCAGGAAGGCTTATATCGGCATTTCAAGGCAATACATGATGCGACCGATATCCCGATGATATTATATAATATCCCCGGTCGTTCGGTTATAGATATGAAAGATGAGACTATAGTACGCCTCGCCGAACTTGAGAATGTCGTAGGCATAAAAGATGCAACCGGAGACTTGTCCCGTGTAGGTTCATTAATAAATAAGCTTGAGGGTCGCGAATTCTGCCTGCTTTCGGGCGAGGACGCAACTGCTGTCGGGTTTAATGCACAAGGCGGTGTGGGTGTGATTTCCGTAAGCTCGAATGTCGCTCCGGCAAAAGTGGTAAAAGTTCAGGAGCTATGTCTTGAGGGTAAATATGAAGAGGCTACAAGGCTGCAAAATGAACTGATTCGGTTGCATACCGCCATGTTCTGTGATTCAAGCCCTGCTCCGGCAAAATACGCCGCTTCCCTTATGGGCTTATGTGAAAACGAACTACGTTTGCCTTTGATACCTCTTTTAGAAGAAAAAAGACCGCAGGTTGAAGAGGCAATAAAAGATTTAGGGTTAATATAG